One Streptosporangium sp. NBC_01495 DNA window includes the following coding sequences:
- a CDS encoding viperin family antiviral radical SAM protein — protein MILDKSSVPVETVNFHLWQPCNMSCGFCFAAFRDVRRTVLPEGHLSRADAESVVVKLAEAGFRKITFAGGEPLLCPWIADLVRLASEMGLATSLVTNGSLLDDGVIDRLRGTLDWVTISIDSLKPPVLQVLGRRTAGRVIDGHGYRMLCHNVKTSGFRLKVNTVVTSVNWREDMSEFIIESRPERWKIFQVLPVQGQNSAKVGPLLVTPEQFEAFVARNLRVELHDIHVVPENNDAMTGSYAMVDPAGRFFDAVDPHGYTYSDSILQVGVAAAISQIVISREKFLARGGLYGDALFDAADPAGVR, from the coding sequence GTGATCTTGGATAAGTCGTCGGTTCCGGTCGAGACGGTCAATTTCCACCTCTGGCAGCCCTGCAATATGAGCTGCGGGTTTTGTTTCGCCGCCTTCCGGGACGTCAGGCGGACGGTCCTTCCCGAGGGGCACCTTTCCCGTGCCGACGCCGAGAGTGTCGTGGTCAAGCTGGCGGAGGCGGGGTTCAGGAAGATCACCTTCGCGGGCGGCGAACCGCTGCTCTGTCCCTGGATCGCCGACCTGGTCCGGCTTGCCAGCGAGATGGGCCTGGCCACGTCGCTGGTCACCAACGGCAGCCTCCTCGACGACGGGGTCATCGACCGTCTCCGGGGGACACTCGACTGGGTCACCATCAGCATCGACAGCCTCAAACCCCCGGTGCTGCAGGTTCTCGGCCGCCGGACGGCGGGCAGGGTGATCGACGGGCATGGTTATCGTATGCTTTGCCACAATGTGAAAACGTCCGGATTTCGGCTCAAGGTGAATACGGTTGTGACCTCGGTGAACTGGCGAGAGGACATGTCCGAATTCATTATTGAGTCACGTCCGGAAAGATGGAAGATATTCCAGGTCCTGCCCGTCCAGGGGCAGAACTCCGCGAAGGTCGGCCCCCTTCTTGTCACACCGGAGCAGTTCGAGGCGTTCGTCGCCAGAAATCTCCGCGTGGAGCTTCACGACATCCATGTCGTCCCCGAGAACAATGACGCGATGACCGGTAGTTACGCCATGGTCGACCCGGCGGGGCGCTTCTTCGACGCGGTCGATCCGCACGGCTATACCTACAGCGACTCCATTCTCCAGGTCGGGGTGGCCGCGGCCATTTCCCAGATCGTCATCAGCAGGGAGAAGTTCTTGGCTCGTGGCGGCCTTTACGGCGACGCCTTGTTCGACGCCGCCGACCCGGCCGGTGTGCGATGA
- a CDS encoding prenyltransferase/squalene oxidase repeat-containing protein, which yields MSTLPARREERHTGVPEAERHTYAELMLPIKDEDGECFLVELDEHGHPVLPKVRLEKIAGTDELPGIVSREVRNQLDLEVGYLGLLTFEGIWPSLSMTVVASVQTAPPGSRFKSLNLSEVKARSMGLRHRELFETAHRWYEAERSAVELIHDVGRSFDSALNLLSHRRSTEGDRQGWEQYFRANSIGTLSTADGILAALHAGAGYELIEKPLEALRGLQTPAGGWGIRRSLVGTSDIPITECTCACLWAFHKAGLRPENEPAVREGIAWLERTQRPDGGWSSSDADVGSLVFPTASAVRVLALFKRSEIVDQGIAWLRGAQRNDGGWGAVAENVTSSPAFTAAAVLALSSAGVAADDDAVKEGCAYLIRTFSSERPDPWEATSSNSLVDTENHARMVFRHFATPWALAALCVAGHDLSHPVVLAATRQLLRLQKQPAGTWPCGHPDPDPPTVWAVHDAVHALRAVIDSSTRNPAPLIRDRYVAAERRTMTELAVSLLGQDLSGGESSGGPPRQHRNWISTLWLSLLTVAVALIGLEQLGILEKLQSSSGLSQVGAALAAFVVTSVGALAPTIAAEEYRIRRSQSKNRQLEKE from the coding sequence ATGAGTACGCTCCCGGCGCGGCGGGAGGAACGCCACACCGGCGTTCCCGAGGCGGAGCGGCACACGTACGCGGAGCTGATGCTTCCGATCAAGGACGAGGACGGCGAGTGCTTCCTGGTCGAGCTGGACGAGCACGGTCACCCGGTCCTTCCCAAGGTGCGGCTTGAGAAGATCGCCGGCACCGACGAGCTTCCCGGCATCGTGAGCCGGGAGGTGAGGAATCAACTTGATCTGGAGGTCGGCTACCTCGGGCTGCTCACGTTCGAGGGCATCTGGCCCTCGCTCTCGATGACCGTGGTGGCCTCGGTCCAGACCGCGCCCCCCGGCTCCCGGTTCAAGTCGTTGAACCTCTCCGAGGTCAAGGCCCGGAGCATGGGCCTGCGGCATCGGGAGCTTTTCGAGACCGCTCACCGGTGGTACGAGGCCGAACGTTCCGCGGTGGAGCTGATCCACGACGTGGGCCGTTCGTTCGACAGCGCGCTGAATCTGCTCTCGCACCGGCGTTCGACGGAAGGCGACCGGCAGGGGTGGGAACAGTACTTCCGCGCCAACTCCATCGGAACCCTTTCCACGGCCGATGGGATCCTGGCCGCCCTGCACGCCGGAGCCGGTTACGAACTGATCGAAAAGCCTCTTGAGGCGCTGCGCGGACTGCAGACCCCGGCGGGAGGCTGGGGAATCAGGCGCTCGCTCGTCGGGACGAGCGACATCCCGATCACGGAGTGCACCTGCGCCTGCCTGTGGGCCTTCCACAAGGCGGGACTGCGGCCGGAGAACGAGCCCGCGGTGCGCGAGGGCATCGCCTGGTTGGAACGGACCCAGCGGCCCGACGGCGGCTGGTCGTCGTCGGACGCCGACGTGGGGTCCCTCGTCTTCCCGACGGCGTCGGCCGTGCGCGTGCTCGCCCTGTTCAAACGGTCGGAGATCGTCGACCAGGGCATCGCGTGGTTACGGGGGGCGCAGCGCAACGACGGCGGGTGGGGCGCCGTCGCCGAGAACGTCACCTCGTCGCCCGCCTTCACCGCCGCGGCCGTTCTCGCGCTGTCGAGCGCCGGGGTGGCCGCCGACGACGACGCGGTCAAGGAGGGATGCGCCTATCTCATCAGGACGTTCAGCTCCGAACGCCCCGATCCGTGGGAGGCGACGTCGTCCAACTCGCTGGTCGACACCGAGAACCACGCGCGAATGGTGTTCCGCCACTTCGCCACGCCCTGGGCGCTCGCCGCCCTGTGCGTGGCGGGTCACGATCTCAGCCATCCGGTCGTGCTGGCCGCCACCCGGCAGCTGCTCCGCCTGCAGAAGCAACCCGCCGGTACGTGGCCCTGTGGTCATCCGGACCCCGACCCTCCGACCGTCTGGGCCGTTCACGACGCCGTCCACGCCCTGCGGGCCGTGATCGATTCCAGCACGCGCAACCCGGCGCCGCTCATCCGTGACCGGTACGTCGCCGCCGAGCGGCGGACCATGACGGAACTGGCCGTTTCATTGCTTGGTCAGGACCTGAGCGGGGGCGAGTCATCGGGTGGCCCGCCCAGGCAGCATCGAAACTGGATCTCCACGCTGTGGCTGTCGCTGCTGACGGTGGCGGTGGCGCTCATCGGGCTGGAGCAGCTGGGAATTCTGGAGAAACTGCAGTCGAGCTCAGGGCTCAGCCAAGTCGGCGCGGCACTGGCGGCCTTCGTGGTCACCTCGGTGGGCGCCCTGGCGCCGACCATCGCCGCCGAGGAATACCGGATCAGACGAAGTCAGTCCAAAAACCGGCAATTGGAGAAGGAATGA